TGCTAGATTTACGGGAGAGCCTCTTTGTTGAGGCTTCTTGTTTTTTTGGGGAGCAGCAGGGACTATGGCAACAATCAATAACTTTCAGGGTGCTGTCGCACCTGTTCCGGGAGACTCCGGGCGTAAGGACACCGGTCAGATTTCTCCAGAGAAGGCATCGAATCCAGGGCGTTTGAATCGCTCCAGTATTATTCGTCAGCGAGTTGGAGCGATAATACGCAGGGCAACACGTTCACCTTCTCCTCCAAAGCAGACCCCGATTCAGGAGCGCAAGGCTGAACAACTGCCAGCAGAGGCCGTTAAGGCGCAAATGTCAGGTCCGGGTGCCAAAGCCTCTGCCAGCAGTATGGAAAGTAAGCTGGACAAGCTGGGGCAAGATGTTCAACAGTTCAGGGCCAACAGGCAAAAAGCTGAAAATAAAGACAGCAAACCAGCGCATAAACAGCAGATTCAGCAGTTGAAGGCAGAGCTTAAGGCAGCGAAGAGTTTGCAAAAAAACGCTGAAGCCTTTGCCAGGCTGGAGGCAGGCGCTGATTATGGGTTTAATAAAATGCCAGGCGAATATGTTCGCCAAAAAGCTCCGAACGTTCTCAGTGAAGCCCAAAGTGCAGTGAAAGAAGCAAAACAGGAGTTGTCAGAAGCCGGGGCAAAACTGAAAGCATTCAAGCCCGATCAGCACTCAGGCAAAGCAGACAGCAAACCGGAAAACAGTTCAGAAATAAAGCAGGGCTCTGCAAAGGAAAGAATGATGGCAGCCCGGGCAGCAAGAAACAGAAATGCCTCGCCCGAAGCGGCTTTTGGCAGGCAGCTTCGCGATGATATGGCCAACAACCGACTCAAGCCTTAACAACCAACTGTATCAGAACGTGGGTCGCTTTCAGACAAAGCTATAATGACAATTCAGCCATAACCTAAAAGGAAATTACATACCAGCTCAAAGGCTATTGGCTGGTATAGCCAGACCTCATGAAAGATGATGAATTGAATCAGTTACACAAGGAACTGGATGAGTCTATTGCTTTCCATCAGGCTCTGAGTGAAGAGATTGCTTCGGTTCAGCACGATGCCGGCAAACTGGCAAAGCACCTGTCCAGACTGAATGGCAGTATGGCAATGCTGGAAGCCAGTGATGAGCCTGATGGCGTGTTGGCAGAGCGTGTCAATGAACTCAGACACGAACTGGATGAAGCAGAAGCTTATTACAAATCCCTTCAGGTCAGAGAGAGAAAGCTGCAAACCGCCGAAATACATGCAGCCCAATCCGTACATACCCTTCAGAGCGAGCTTAAAATTGAAGAACTGAAAAAAGGCCGGGACTGACAAACCGTCAGGCTCAGGTTGCTGATGCCTTTTTCCGGGGAATACCCAGCTTTTGCCGACGTTCCCAGAGTGTCTTGCGGCTGATGCCCAGCTTTTGCGCTAACTCTGTTTCTGTCATCTGGTCCTGATGCTCCAGTACGAAGCGCTGGAAATAGTCTTCCAGGGTCAAACCGTTCTGAGCATTGCCCTCGTGTTGTAGCTGCGCATCCACTTTAAACAGAGACGCTTTAATTCGTACGTCAAGATCAAGGTATTCCGGAGTGATGATATTGTCATCGCACAGAATAACAGCCCGTTCAATGGCGTGTTCCAGCTCCCGGACGTTGCCTGGCCACTGGTGCTGACAAATCGCAGCCATGGCTTCCGGAGAATAGGCGTGCGGCTCCTGTCCCATTTTTTTACAGACGCTGCTCATCAGTTTTTCTGCCAGCATCAGAATATCTTTGCCACGTTCACGCAGTGCAGGGATCCGCAGTTCGACCACTTTCAGCCGGTAGTAGAGGTCCTGACGAAACTCACTGCTGGCGGCCAGTTGTCTCAGGTTACGGTGTGTTGCCGCAATGAGTCGTACATCCACTTTTTGTGACTGAACGGAGCCTATACGACGAATTTCGCCTTCTTGCAGAACCCTGAGTAAACGAGCCTGAGCCTCCAGTGGTAGTTCACCAATTTCATCAAGGAACAGTGTGCCGCCAGAGGCGGCTTCAATTAATCCTGTTCTGGCGCCGGTTGCACCGGTAAACGATCCTTTTTCATGACCAAACAACTCGGATTCAATCAGGGTTTCGGGAATAGCGGCGCAGTTTATCGAGATCATAGGGCCGCCTGAGCGCTGGCTATGTCTGTGAATGGATTGAGCGACCAGTTCTTTGCCGGTGCCGGACTCACCCTGAATCAGCACAGTTGCAGTGGTTGGAGCGACTTTTTTGATGCGACGAAACAAAAGCCGCATGGCATCGCATTGCCCGAGCATACCATCGAAGCCTGCCTCTTCTGTTTCATCCTGTGGAACCGTTGGGCTGTCTGACTTCTGGTGACGTGCAAGAATCTCGGCAACCCGCTCCAGCATTTCGCTGTGGTCAAAGGGCTTGGCAATGTAGTCAACAGCCCCCAGTTTCATGGTACTGACAGCAGAGTTGAGGCTTGCATAACTGGTCATGATCAGCACCGGCTTATCACCCGCAAGATGAATCATTTCCGTACCGGGAGGTCCGGGAAGGCGCAGGTCACTGATAATCAGGTCAAAGCTGTCCAGGGTATACGACAGTTCTGCTTCATGCACAGAACCCGCTTCGCTGATAGTGTGTCCATGACGTTCAAGAAGCCTTTTTAAAGAGGCCCGGATAATTTCTTCGTCTTCAACAATCAGAATGTTTCCGTGACTCATACGGCTTCCCCTTCCATCATGGATTCCGGGTGAGAGGCTGTCAGCTCTCCGGTTTCCAAACTATCTTGGTTTGACGGGTTACTCTTTGTCTCACTGCTTTTTGCATCACTGCTTTTTGCATCAAAGCGGGGCAAAGAAATAATAAATCGTGTGCCAGTCTTCAAAACCTTGTTGACCGGACTTTCAACCCGTATTGAACCAAAGTGTTCTTCAATAATGTTCCAGGTCAAAGCCAACCCAAGGCCGGTTCCCTTACCGGGCTCCTTGGTGGTAAAAAAAGGCTCAAAGAGGCGATTTTGTATAGCGCGGGGGATCCCGTGTCCCTGATCTTCAATCGTCACGGTAACCGTCTGGGCGTCTGCTGTTGTCAGCAAAGTCACCTTGTCATTGACTGTAGAGGCATCCACCGCATTAGACATCAGGTTGATCAACACCTGCTGTAGCTTCTGCTGGTCTCCTGTCACCAGATGGTCAGGCTGGCAACCGTTAGTAAACTGGATCTGACTGTTTTTGTGGCTCAGTTGCAAAAGACTGATGGCCTCATCAGCACAATGCTTCAGGGATACGACACCTGACTGACTATCATTGTGGCGTGCCTGACCAGTATGGGCATAGCTGACCAGTGTCCGTACAATACAGGTGATCCGCTGGGTCTGATCCAGCATCTGAGCTGCCACTTTCCGGGTGTCGGGTTCACCCGACAGGCTTATTAACTCCTGGGCAAGGCAGTCAATGGCAGTAATCGGGTTACCGATTTCATGGGCGACACCTGCCGCCAGTTGACCAATCGAAGCCAGTCGTTCGCTGTGAAACAACTGGTTTTCAAGCATCTGGTTTTCCGTGCGGTCTTCCAGCAGCATCACTTTATTGCCTGTTGTGCCCGACGCAGGCACTTCCACCATGGCTTTGTGAATACTGAAATAGCGCTGTGTCCCTTCCACTTCAAGTTTGTGATTATGCAGGTGCAGGTTATCCAGCGATGAGAACTGGCAAAGCAACTCGTTCCAGGGTGGGGTCAGATGGTGAATGTTAAGCCCGAGCACCTGGCTAGCGTCAATGCCAGTCATTTCTGACATGGCCTGGTTCCACAGCATCACCTCCTTATTCGCGTCAACGGAAAACAGTGCGAGGGGCAGTTTATTCAGTGTGTCCCGGTGATAGCGGCGCAAACTGTCCAGCTCGGCAGCCAGCCCGCTGAGTCTGGAGTGATAAGACTCCAGCCGGGACTCCATAAAGTGAATGTCCCGGGCAACGTAGTCCTTCTGCTGA
Above is a genomic segment from Endozoicomonas euniceicola containing:
- a CDS encoding sigma-54-dependent transcriptional regulator produces the protein MSHGNILIVEDEEIIRASLKRLLERHGHTISEAGSVHEAELSYTLDSFDLIISDLRLPGPPGTEMIHLAGDKPVLIMTSYASLNSAVSTMKLGAVDYIAKPFDHSEMLERVAEILARHQKSDSPTVPQDETEEAGFDGMLGQCDAMRLLFRRIKKVAPTTATVLIQGESGTGKELVAQSIHRHSQRSGGPMISINCAAIPETLIESELFGHEKGSFTGATGARTGLIEAASGGTLFLDEIGELPLEAQARLLRVLQEGEIRRIGSVQSQKVDVRLIAATHRNLRQLAASSEFRQDLYYRLKVVELRIPALRERGKDILMLAEKLMSSVCKKMGQEPHAYSPEAMAAICQHQWPGNVRELEHAIERAVILCDDNIITPEYLDLDVRIKASLFKVDAQLQHEGNAQNGLTLEDYFQRFVLEHQDQMTETELAQKLGISRKTLWERRQKLGIPRKKASAT